The Elusimicrobiota bacterium genome window below encodes:
- a CDS encoding tautomerase family protein yields MPIVRIEMWPGRPAETKKKIAQDVTKSLVDNIGCPAQAVTVVFDDRPQENWAIGGQLQSEMFKK; encoded by the coding sequence ATGCCGATTGTAAGGATTGAGATGTGGCCCGGACGGCCGGCTGAAACTAAAAAAAAGATTGCGCAAGATGTAACGAAATCGCTTGTAGATAATATCGGTTGCCCTGCGCAAGCCGTTACCGTTGTTTTTGATGATAGGCCGCAGGAAAACTGGGCCATCGGCGGCCAGCTTCAAAGCGAGATGTTTAAGAAATAG